Proteins encoded by one window of Lathyrus oleraceus cultivar Zhongwan6 chromosome 1, CAAS_Psat_ZW6_1.0, whole genome shotgun sequence:
- the LOC127137547 gene encoding chitinase 2 — protein MSGSTTVTPTIFREYIGMGDYIDHFPDEMINADIKEFHFILCFATETHVDGKGTGLFDSNWNFTNFSPEKVVELKKKLNNVKVKVVISIGGIGPEDTFNPKNNEDWIVNATSSIKGIILNYQTKVPNDDVLDGIDINYEKISSSISDFSNCIGEVIKQLKVDPVVSKSMKVVSIGPTENSQSYYLKLYRDNKGYIDWIDYKFYNQYFNTVDDFEKLFKKLVTEYGTALDKFLVGVSTYEAIKSKTIIEGCEYLLNRGSLVGAFVWDAKPSAPAYTPEREIQKLLAKK, from the coding sequence ATGTCAGGATCTACCACTGTGACGCCTACCATTTTCCGAGAATACATTGGCATGGGAGATTATATAGATCATTTTCCTGATGAAATGATCAATGCCGATATAAAAGAATTCCACTTCATTCTGTGCTTTGCCACAGAGACGCATGTTGACGGAAAAGGCACAGGACTTTTTGACAGCAATTGGAACTTCACGAACTTTAGCCCAGAAAAGGTGGTGGAACTAAAGAAAAAGCTTAACAACGTGAAAGTGAAAGTGGTAATAAGCATAGGAGGCATTGGCCCTGAAGATACATTCAACCCTAAGAATAATGAAGACTGGATTGTGAATGCCACATCATCAATCAAAGGGATCATCCTAAACTACCAGACCAAAGTCCCCAACGATGACGTACTTGACGGTATTGATATTAACTATGAAAAAATCAGTTCCAGTATCAGTGACTTTTCCAACTGTATAGGAGAGGTGATAAAACAACTCAAGGTTGATCCAGTTGTTTCCAAATCCATGAAAGTGGTGTCCATTGGTCCAACAGAGAATTCCCAATCCTACTACCTCAAACTTTATCGCGACAACAAAGGCTATATTGACTGGATTGACTACAAGTTCTACAATCAGTATTTTAACACAGTGGACGATTTTGAAAAGCTCTTTAAAAAACTAGTTACTGAATATGGTACTGCGTTAGATAAATTCTTGGTAGGAGTCAGCACCTATGAAGCTATTAAATCTAAAACCATTATTGAGGGATGCGAATACCTCCTTAACCGTGGATCACTTGTTGGAGCTTTTGTTTGGGATGCTAAGCCCTCTGCCCCCGCATATACACCTGAGCGAGAGATTCAAAAACTCCTTGCTAAAAAGTGA